In Pelosinus sp. IPA-1, a single genomic region encodes these proteins:
- the miaB gene encoding tRNA (N6-isopentenyl adenosine(37)-C2)-methylthiotransferase MiaB, whose protein sequence is MSKPDQYNTQMSSKEGKDSKQKFFTTYTYGCQMNQHDSERLAGQLKSIGYEYTEELTEASFILINTCCVRESAEKKIYGKIGELKNLKINNPSLIIAIAGCMAQKDREKLFKKAPHIDIIIGTHNVHQLVDLVKEVEDSKKHVLAVWDQAEQLAPDVPTIRRGTVSAWVPIMYGCNNFCTYCIVPYVRGRERSRPLQDIVQEIHQLGLEGFKEITLLGQNVNSYGKDTEEYGDFADLLQAVDKVETIERVRYMTSHPRDINDKVIETILNSKKICDHFHLPVQSGSDTILKLMNRGYTTDYYRELVKKIRKAIPHASLTTDIIVGFPGETEELFNETLAFIKEIGFDAAYTFLYSKRSGTPAATMSEQVPLATKKERLQKLMDAQNEISLAIHQRLVGQTLAVIVEGASPRDENRLTGRTTTNKIVLWDKQGTEKIGQLVNIKINTAQTWILKGQLVD, encoded by the coding sequence ATGTCAAAACCCGATCAATATAATACACAGATGTCATCAAAAGAAGGAAAGGATTCCAAACAGAAATTCTTCACAACTTATACTTACGGTTGTCAAATGAATCAGCATGATTCTGAACGGTTAGCTGGACAGCTTAAAAGCATTGGTTACGAATATACAGAGGAATTAACAGAAGCTAGTTTTATTTTAATTAATACTTGTTGTGTGCGTGAAAGTGCTGAAAAGAAAATCTATGGTAAGATTGGAGAATTGAAGAATCTAAAAATAAATAATCCAAGTTTAATTATTGCCATTGCTGGTTGCATGGCCCAAAAGGATAGAGAAAAGCTATTTAAAAAAGCGCCTCATATAGATATAATAATAGGCACACATAACGTGCACCAATTAGTGGATCTTGTAAAAGAAGTAGAAGATTCGAAAAAGCATGTATTAGCAGTCTGGGATCAGGCAGAACAATTAGCACCTGATGTTCCTACGATAAGAAGGGGAACAGTTTCTGCTTGGGTGCCTATTATGTATGGTTGCAATAACTTTTGTACTTATTGTATTGTCCCTTATGTGCGTGGGCGTGAGCGGAGCCGTCCTTTACAGGATATTGTACAAGAAATCCATCAATTGGGATTGGAAGGATTTAAAGAAATCACATTATTGGGACAAAATGTAAATTCCTATGGTAAAGATACAGAGGAATATGGAGATTTTGCTGATTTACTCCAAGCAGTAGACAAAGTGGAAACAATAGAACGTGTTAGGTATATGACCTCACATCCTCGTGATATAAATGACAAAGTAATAGAGACCATATTAAACAGCAAAAAAATATGTGATCATTTTCACTTGCCTGTTCAATCTGGTAGTGATACTATTTTAAAACTAATGAATAGGGGCTATACAACAGATTACTATCGTGAATTAGTAAAAAAAATACGTAAGGCTATTCCACATGCAAGCCTTACCACAGATATTATTGTTGGTTTCCCTGGTGAAACAGAGGAATTATTTAACGAGACCCTTGCCTTCATCAAAGAAATTGGCTTTGATGCTGCCTACACTTTTTTATATTCAAAACGTTCGGGAACACCTGCAGCTACAATGTCTGAACAGGTACCCTTGGCGACAAAAAAAGAAAGATTGCAAAAATTAATGGACGCGCAAAATGAGATTAGTTTAGCAATTCATCAACGTCTCGTAGGTCAAACACTAGCTGTTATTGTAGAAGGTGCTAGTCCGCGAGATGAAAATAGGCTTACAGGACGAACCACTACGAATAAAATAGTACTATGGGACAAGCAAGGCACTGAGAAGATTGGCCAGTTAGTGAATATAAAGATTAATACGGCACAAACTTGGATCTTAAAGGGACAACTTGTAGACTAA